A genomic region of Cyprinus carpio isolate SPL01 chromosome B13, ASM1834038v1, whole genome shotgun sequence contains the following coding sequences:
- the apcs gene encoding amyloid P component, serum, whose protein sequence is MKRLASYVFFIVLCGLALSLPIKERKCLREKVITFPDLTTDNWVKLHPNESMDMSAATVCLRFYTERMSLDPCLFSLATPSYPQDFSLRWLSTSKQYEMTIHSFKVQMDGLVFNNNQWISLCATWDANSGLAQMFVNKVASIKKAVGPKVSFKGNPVITLGQCQTQYDGGFNEHNGFTGFIADVHVHGQILTIRQIKTYMEAKTKYKHGDYINWHNLMYTIAGSVQVEGKHQVTFNSKEEQQ, encoded by the exons ATGAAGAGACTTGCTTCATACGTTTTCTTTATTGTCCTTTGTGGTTTGGCATTGTCCC TGCcgataaaagagagaaaatgtttGAGGGAGAAGGTCATCACGTTCCCAGACCTGACCACCGACAACTGGGTGAAGCTCCACCCGAATGAATCCATGGACATGTCTGCAGCCACCGTGTGTTTGCGATTCTACACTGAACGAATGAGTCTTGATCCATGTCTGTTTTCTCTGGCTACACCATCGTACCCTCAAGACTTTTCTTTACGTTGGTTAAGTACCAGCAAACAGTACGAGATGACTATTCATAGCTTCAAGGTTCAGATGGATGGGTTGGTGTTTAACAATAATCAGTGGATCTCACTGTGTGCAACCTGGGATGCCAACAGTGGTCTTGCACAGATGTTTGTGAATAAAGTAGCCAGCATTAAAAAGGCAGTGGGCCCTAAAGTATCTTTCAAAGGAAATCCTGTCATAACACTCGGCCAGTGTCAGACCCAATATGATGGAGGGTTCAACGAACACAATGGCTTCACAGGTTTCATAGCAGATGTGCATGTACATGGACAAATCCTGACCATCCGTCAGATTAAGACTTACATGGAGGCAAAGACCAAATACAAACATGGTGATTACATTAACTGGCACAATCTGATGTACACCATTGCTGGGTCTGTACAAGTGGAAGGAAAGCATCAAGTAACATTCAATAGCAAAGAAGAGCAGCAATAG